Proteins from one Setaria italica strain Yugu1 chromosome V, Setaria_italica_v2.0, whole genome shotgun sequence genomic window:
- the LOC101779901 gene encoding zinc finger CCCH domain-containing protein 43-like, whose amino-acid sequence MYAFWLYANKQSGLGWGRGTVVADDAWWKKHTKNHGEWRKLRYGPPDNLDELQVMFQNIAVDGSSSCIPGEQVIESDEGDEGDVGDRSPERTLPRKRCRSTSTTATSPRKRTKSPMVKVMKGIWETMQENCAVAQKALQGDYIFESVQHCMRLAVESGAVEGTDEHFMASKLFVKTEHRAVFLSLTTKEGRLAWLKRWCQEKKSK is encoded by the exons ACTTGGATGGGGTAGGGGCACGGTCGTGGCAGATGACGCTTGGTGGAAAAAGCACACAAAG AATCATGGCGAATGGAGGAAGCTGCGATATGGGCCTCCAGATAATCTAGATGAGCTTCAAGTGATGTTTCAGAATATTGCGGTGGATGGGTCATCTTCTTGCATACCTGGCGAACAGGTAATTGAAAGTGATGAAGGTGATGAAGGTGATGTTGGTGACAGGAGTCCTGAACGTACCCTTCCTAGAaagcggtgcaggagtactagCACTACTGCAACTAGCCCGAGGAAGAGGACAAAGAGTCCTATGGTGAAGGTAATGAAGGGGATATGGGAGACTATGCAAGAAAATTGTGCTGTTGCTCAGAAGGCATTGCAGGGGGACTACATTTTCGAATCTGTACAACACTGTATGCGTTTGGCGGTAGAGAGTGGGGCAGTTGAAGGAACTGATGAGCATTTTATGGCTAGCAAATTATTTGTGAAAACAGAGCATCGTGCCGTGTTTCTCAGTTTGACCACCAAAGAAGGAAGGCTAGCCTGGTTGAAGAGGTGGTGCCAGGAGAAGAAAAGC